Genomic segment of Scardovia inopinata JCM 12537:
TGATCCCTATGCCCTGTCCAATGCTCTTGCTTTTATCCTGCCTTTAACCGCAGGGAGTATTGTTCCGCTCACCTCCTACCCAGGTTCTTGGGGAAAGATTCTTCTTTTCTTCCCCCTGTCTGCTTTGGTAGGGATTCTGACCGGTTCTGCTTCCTGGGGCTGGGGGATAGGGCTTAATCTTGGCTACGCTCTTGCCGGGGCCGGCTGCGGATTCTTGTTCCTGCATCTGTCTGCCCGCCTGCTCAGATCCGGGCGGCTGAAGCCAATTCAGTAGATGCTGCATCCTGTTACGTTTGTCAGGGCTTCCTCATAGACTATTTTTCTGTGTGTGCTCCTGGTAGACCTATGTAAAGGCCTGCTGCAGGAGGATATCCCCGAGTTCGGTGAAGCATCCAGTAATGGATACGCTGAGGATAGGGGCCATCGGGCCGGTGGACTGTGGCTTACTCATTTTCTGCAAGCCGCATGAGACTCATGAATCTGCATGAGATCTGCGGTTTTCTTTTTTTGAGCCTGCCCCAGGGCGGCGGTCGCACAAAAGGTACGAATTCGAAACGAATCAGAATCGGAGAAACAGTTGCCTACTATAGAACAGCTGGTCCGCAAAGGACGCAAGCCGAAGCCGAAGAAATCCAAGGTTTTGGCTCTAAAGGGGAGCCCGCTGCGCCGCGGTGTGTGCACCCGTGTATATACCACTACACCAAAGAAGCCAAACTCGGCTCTGCGTAAGGTCGCCCGTGTGCGCCTGAGTTCCGGTGTGGAAGTAACCGCTTATATTCCTGGCGAAGGTCACAATCTGCAGGAGCATTCTATTGTGCTGGTACGCGGAGGCCGTGTAAAGGATCTTCCTGGTGTTCGCTATCACATCGTTCGCGGTGCTCTCGATACCCAGGGCGTTAAGGACCGCAAGCAGGGCCGTTCCCTGTACGGAGCAAAGAAGGCTAAGTAAATATGTCACGCAAAGGACCCGCAAAAAAGCGTCAGCTCCTGCCAGATCCTATTTACGGTTCGACAGTTGTAGCTCAGCTCATTAACAAGATTCTTCTTGATGGTAAGAAGTCCATCGCTGAAAACATCGTCTATACTGCCCTGGAGCAGGTCAAGGAAAAGACTGACCAGGAGCCTGTAGCTGTTCTTAAGCGTGCTCTGGACAACATTCGCCCCAGCCTTGAGGTTAGGTCCCGTCGTGTAGGTGGTGCCACCTATCAGGTGCCTGTTGAGGTTAAGCCTGCCCGCGCCAATACTTTGGCCCTGCGCTGGCTGACTGACTTCTCCCGCGCTCGCCGTGAAAAGACCATGGCTGAGCGTCTGGCCAACGAAATCATGGATGCTTCCAATGGCCTTGGTGCATCTGTCAAGCGTCGTGAAGATACCCATAAGATGGCAGAAGCCAACAAGGCTTTCGCCCACTATCGCTGGTAATCCTTGAGGATTCCGGCTAATCGTTTATACGAAAGTTAGGTAAAAATGGCTGAAGCACAAGAAGTGCTTAAGGACCTCACTCATGTGCGTAACATTGGCATCATGGCTCACATTGATGCCGGCAAGACAACTACAACTGAGCGAATCCTCTATTACACCGGTGTAAATTATAAGATCGGTGAAACCCACGATGGCGCCTCCACCATGGACTGGATGGATCAGGAGAAGGAGCGCGGTATTACTATTACCTCCGCTGCTATTACCTGCTTCTGGAACCGTCAATCTCATGACACCAAGGACCGCTATCAGATCAACATCATTGATACCCCAGGACACGTAGACTTTACCGCTGAGGTAGAGCGTTCCCTCCGTGTGCTTGATGGGGCCGTAGCCGTTTTCGACGGTAAGGAAGGTGTGGAACCTCAGTCTGAGACTGTCTGGCGTCAGGCTGATAAGTACAACGTACCCCGTATTTGTTTCATCAACAAGATGGATAAGCTGGGTGCTGACTTCTACTATTCAGTAGACACCATCAAGGAAAAGCTGCAGGCAAAGCCTATTGTTATGCAGCTGCCTATTGGGGCTGAAAACACCTTCACTGGTGTTGTTGATCTGCTCCGTATGGTTGCTTACGTCTGGAAGGACACGACTGATCTTGGTGCTCATTACGACACCGTTGATATTCCTGACGATTTGAAGGAAAAGGCAGAACAGTATCATACTGAACTGGTTGAAGCTGCCGCTGAGGCTAGCGATGAACTCACGGAAAAGTACCTGGAAACAGGAGAACTGACCGATGAGGAAGTCCGCGCCGGCATTCGCCAGCTCACCATCCGTTCTGAGGCCTACCCTGTTTTCTGCGGGTCAGCTTTCAAGGACAAGGGAGTTCAGCCCATGCTGGATGGAGTTGTTGACTTCCTGCCCAGCCCAGAGGATGTTCCTGCCATCAAGGGTTATGACATTCATGATGAGTCCATTGAGATTGATCGTAAGCCTACCGCTGAGGAGCCATTCTCCGCTCTGGCTTTCAAGATTGCCGCCCATCCCTTCTACGGCAAGCTGGTATACGTCCGTGTTTACTCCGGCGTTGTTCACCCGGGGGACACTATCCTCAACGCCACCAAAGACAAGCGCGAGCGTGTGGGTAAGCTCTTCCAGATGCATTCCAACAAGGAAGAGCCGGTAGACATAGCGACCGCAGGCAACATCTATGCCTTTGTCGGACTGAAGAATGTCACCACGGGCGATACCCTGTGCGATGAAAAGCACCCGATTGCTCTGGAATCCATGAGCTTCCCCGATCCTGTTATCCAGGTTGCCGTGGAGCCCAAGACCAAGGCTGATCAGGAAAAGATGGCCCTTGCTCTGCAGCGTCTGTCGGACGAAGACCCGACCTTCCAGGTTACAACTGATGAAGAGTCCGGTCAGACCCTGATTTCCGGTATGGGCGAGCTTCAGCTGGACATTTTGGTTGATCGTATGCGGCGTGAATTCCATGTGGAATGCAACGTAGGTAATCCTCAGGTTTCCTACCGTGAAACCATCCGTAAGCCTGTTATGAATGTTGAGTACACTCATAAGAAGCAGACCGGTGGTTCCGGACAGTTCGCTAAGGTTCTCATCAATATCCTTCCTCTGGATACCTCCGAAGGCAAGAATTATGAGTTTGACAACCAGGTGACCGGTGGCCACATCAGCAAGGAATTCATTCCTTCTGTTGATGCTGGTGTACAGGAAGCCATGGAATCTGGTATTTTAGCTGGGTTCCCGGTTGTTGGCGTTCGGGTAGAACTGATTGATGGCCAGATGCATGAAGTTGATTCTTCTGAAATGGCCTTCAAGATTGCCGGTTCCATGGCCTTCAAGGAAGGTGCCCGCAAGGCCAGCCCTGTGATCCTGGAGCCTATCATGGCTGTTGAGGTTCGTACTCCTCAGGAGTATATGGGCGACGTGATTGGTGACTTGACCTCCCGTCGTGGATCCATCCAGTCCATGACCGACGCTACTGGCGTTAAGGTTGTTGATGCCAAGGTTCCGCTTTCTGAAATGTTTGGCTACATTGGCGATCTGCGGTCCCGCACCCAGGGGCGTGCTGTGTATAGCATGCAGATGGACTCTTATGCAGAGGTTCCCAAGAGTGTGTCTGACGAGATCATTAAAGCCCAGCGTGGTGAGTAGGATTTCAGAAGACTGACGTTCACCTTTTTACAGGTAATAAATAAGAGATAATAATTGAAAACACTTCGGCTTCCTTGGTCTTCCGCAGACATTAAAATAATTATGTTTGCTGGGGTCGGGGACACGAAGTGACAACTAACCCAAAAACAAGTAATATGTAGCGAGAAACCTGCCGGTTCCTAATGCCTGCGCATTGTCGGTCGGCAGGAAAACCTACGAGACGTCCAGGAGGACAAACATATGGCAAAGGCCAAGTACGAACGCACTAAGCCGCACGTTAACATCGGTACCATTGGTCACGTTGATCACGGTAAGACAACCCTTACGGCGGCTATTTCCAAGGTACTGCATGAAGAGTACCCAGATCTGAACCCAGAGTATGACTTTGATCAGATTGACTCCGCTCCTGAAGAGAAGGAACGCGGTATTACCATTAACATCGCTCACATTGAGTATCAGACTGCTAAGCGTCATTACGCTCATGTGGATGCTCCTGGCCACGCTGATTATGTGAAGAACATGATTACCGGTGCTGCTCAGATGGATGGCGCCATCCTGGTTGTAGCAGCAACCGATGGTCCTATGGCTCAGACTCGTGAACATGTTCTGCTGGCTAAGCAGGTTGGTGTTCCGAAGATTCTTGTTGCCCTGAACAAGTGCGACATGGTTGATGATGATGAGCTGATTGAGCTGGTTGAGGAAGAAGTCCGCGACCTGCTTGAAGAGAACGGCTTTGACCGCGATGCTCCTATCATCCGTACTTCCGCATACGGCGCACTGCACGATGATGCTCCTGATCATGAGAAGTGGGTTGAGAGCGTAAAGAAGCTCATGGACACTGTTGATGAGTACATTCCTACCCCTGTTCATGATCTGGATAAGCCCTTCCTCATGCCTATTGAGGATGTCTTCACCATCTCTGGTCGTGGAACCGTTGTTACCGGTCGTGTTGAGCGTGGTCGTTTGAAGGTCAATACTCCTGTGAAGATTGTTGGTCTTCGCGACACTCAGAGCACCACCGTTACCTCCATCGAAACCTTCCATAAGCAGATGGATGAGGCTGAGGCTGGAGATAACACTGGTCTGCTTCTGCGCGGTCTTGGCCGTGAAGACGTTGAGCGTGGTCAGGTTGTTGCAGCTCCTGGCACCGTAACTCCTCACACCAAGTTCGAAGGCGAAGTCTACGTTCTGACCAAGGATGAAGGTGGACGTCATACCCCATTCTTCTCCAACTATCGTCCTCAGTTCTACTTCCGCACTACCGATGTCACCGGTATCATCTCCCTGCCTGAAGGGGTAGAGATGGTTCAGCCTGGTGACCACGCAACCTTCACGGTTCAGCTCCTCCAGCCCATTGCTATGGAAGAGGGCCTGACCTTCGCTGTCCGCGAAGGTGGCCGTACCGTTGGTTCAGGTCGTGTAACCAAGATCCTCGAGTAGGATAAGCCTTTCTTTTCTGTCTGATTTTAGACTATTATTTCAGACTAGAAATGAGCCTAATGCCCGTGTCCACTAGGATGCGGGCATTATTCATTGTTTTATAGTTATTCATTATTTTTATAGACCATCCGCTTATATGCAGTCTTGATGTCATCACCTCTCTCCTGTGATTACTGACGCTGTCATATTATATTGCTAAACTTTATCGTGCGTTAAGCTGCCTGTCCTTTCTGGGGGAACAGGAAAAAGCAAGCAAGAACAAACAAACATAAGTGAAAATATAAATCAATAGATTAGTGAAAGAGGGAATCCGTATGAAGCTTGATATTGCAGGAATGCATCGTCTGGCAGCAGAACAGGGAATTGAACCTGAGCGCTTGGACGCAGCCCTGTCTGAGGCTCTGCGACTTGCCTATCTGAAAACTCCGCACGCAGCCAGGCACGCCCGCGTGGAGTTAGATGAGCGAGCAGGTTCTTTCACTGTGTGGGCTCAGAAAGAAATTCCCCAGGAGCCCACAGAAGAAGATCCTCATCCCAAGCCCGTTTTAGGGGAAGAATATGATGATACCCCGGAAGGATTCGGCCGACAGGCAGCTTATATTGCCCGTCAGGTCATCACTGCCCTCTTCCGCAAAGTAGCTGATGACAACATTTTTGGAGCTTTTGCCGGTCAGAAAGGCAAACTGATTACTGGCGTTGTTCAGCAGGATTCCAACGACAGGGGGAACCTGCACATTGCTGTTGGAGACGTAGAAGCCCTGCTTCCCCGCCGGGAACAGGTTCCAGGGGAGCGCTTCCGCCATGGTGAGCGTGTTCGTGTCTATGTAGTCAGCGTTAATAAAGGCCTCAAGGGGCCGGAGATTATCGTCTCTCGTTCTCATCCTGAATTGATCCGTCGCTTATTTGAGCGTGAAGTGCCGGAACTTGTTACCGGGGCTGTTCAAATTATGTCTATCGCCCGGGAAGCGGGGGAGAGAACCAAGATAGCCGTTCGGGCCAATGCTCAGGGAGTCAATCCCAAGGGTTCTTTGATTGGTCCCGCTGGTCAACGGGTACGGGCCGTTATGGAAAACCTGGGCAATGAAAAGATCGATATTGTGGATTGGTCTGAAGATCCAGCTAAGTTTGTTTCTGCTGCCCTGTCTCCGGCTCATGCTGTTAAGGTCAGCGTTGTCAGCGAAAGAAACAAGACAGCTGTAGCCTTGATACATGATGATCAGCTTTCCCTGGCAATTGGTAAGGAAGGGCAGAATGCCCGTCTTGCTGCCAAGCTGACAGGGTGGAAGATTGGGATTGAATCTTATGAGGCCTCTCAAAGGAAAGATGAGCAGGCTCAGGCAGCTGATTCTGCGGCTGATGCTCCTGCTGACCTGCCGGTTTCCCCGGCTCCTGATGCTCCTGCTGATAAAACTGATGATTCTAAGGACAAGTAGAGCAGCCAGAGACAGAATCCTCTCTGTCCCTGGGCGAAAGTCTGCTGATTTCTCTTCTAAGGGATGCTGTAAAGTAAACTGACGTAAGGCAAACAGCCGGAAAGTCATGGTAAAGAATATGGTCGCACGATGAGACGGAAACTTACAAGCCGTATCATATAATGCCGCCGCAAACGTGCGCGCGGCCATAGATAGGAGATATGAGTGCCTAAAGCACGCGTGTACGATTTGGCCAAAGAACTTGGCGTAAGCAGTAAAGACGTTTTGAATAAGCTCAAAGATATGGGCGAGTTCGTCAAGTCTGCCTCATCCACAGTGGAAGCACCTGTGGTTCGGAAAATAAAGAATGCTTTTGCAAAGACCGATTCAGCGGTCAAGAAATCTGATCAGGGCAAGAAACAGGCGACTGGACCTCGTCAAGCTCACCAGGAAGGGGCTGCTGGCAGCGGCATGACTAATAGTCAGGCTGCTAGTCATGCCGGGGAGCAGGGGCAGGCCCAGAGGCAGAAGACAAACCAGCCTCATGCTCAGGGTCATCATGCCGATGGTCCCAATCCCCGTACAGCCACTATGAGGGCAGCGATGTCCTCGGTGAATCCCTCCGCCCAGGCCACTGTCAATAAGGCTGAGGAAGATTCACATTCTCACAGACATCAGGGGGGGTCAACCCGGTCTGGCCAGCAAAGGCCAGGTAAGGGGAATCAGGACCGGCATACACTTTCTCAGGGTCAGCAGAACCATCGTCAGACAGCATCAGGGATTGAAGGCGGCTCTCAGCCTCAGCATGTGAACCCGCCGCATCCCCATAAGCCCGGCACTCCCCGCCCGGGGAATAATCCTTTTATGAGCAAGCAACGGATGGGTACGCCTACCCCTGGAGATATTCCCCGTCCTCACCCCATGAACCGTCCTGGTGCCAGGAACCGGGCGGGAGCCGAAGGCGGCAGAGGGGGACGTGGTCGTGGCGGCCGCGGAGGCCAGGGATTCGCGTCCAATCAGCTGAGTGGACGCAGCGGAAACCGTTCCGGCAAGGGCGGTCGCCCTGGACAGGGTCAGGGACAAGGCCAGGGGCCGCGTCCAGGACGGAACAGTCATTCTTCCGGGCAGGAAGCCCTGTCCCGCTGGAGCAGGCAGGCAGGCGGGAACGGAGCTGAGGGCGGTAGGCCCGGTCGTTTCGGAGCTGCAGCCCCTGGAAACGGACCGGGAGCAGGTGCTCCTTCACGCCCGGCCGGTGGACGTGGTCGTGGTGGCCGCGGAGGCACAGCCGGTGCTTTTGGCCGTCAGGGAGGTAAATCTTCTAAGGCTCGTAAGGCAGCACGCCAGCGTCAGCGCCAGGAATACGAGGATATGAAGGCGCCAGTTATTGGCGGTGTCCGGATTCCTTCCGGTAATGGGCAGGTC
This window contains:
- the tuf gene encoding elongation factor Tu is translated as MAKAKYERTKPHVNIGTIGHVDHGKTTLTAAISKVLHEEYPDLNPEYDFDQIDSAPEEKERGITINIAHIEYQTAKRHYAHVDAPGHADYVKNMITGAAQMDGAILVVAATDGPMAQTREHVLLAKQVGVPKILVALNKCDMVDDDELIELVEEEVRDLLEENGFDRDAPIIRTSAYGALHDDAPDHEKWVESVKKLMDTVDEYIPTPVHDLDKPFLMPIEDVFTISGRGTVVTGRVERGRLKVNTPVKIVGLRDTQSTTVTSIETFHKQMDEAEAGDNTGLLLRGLGREDVERGQVVAAPGTVTPHTKFEGEVYVLTKDEGGRHTPFFSNYRPQFYFRTTDVTGIISLPEGVEMVQPGDHATFTVQLLQPIAMEEGLTFAVREGGRTVGSGRVTKILE
- the rpsG gene encoding 30S ribosomal protein S7, encoding MSRKGPAKKRQLLPDPIYGSTVVAQLINKILLDGKKSIAENIVYTALEQVKEKTDQEPVAVLKRALDNIRPSLEVRSRRVGGATYQVPVEVKPARANTLALRWLTDFSRARREKTMAERLANEIMDASNGLGASVKRREDTHKMAEANKAFAHYRW
- the rpsL gene encoding 30S ribosomal protein S12, with translation MPTIEQLVRKGRKPKPKKSKVLALKGSPLRRGVCTRVYTTTPKKPNSALRKVARVRLSSGVEVTAYIPGEGHNLQEHSIVLVRGGRVKDLPGVRYHIVRGALDTQGVKDRKQGRSLYGAKKAK
- the fusA gene encoding elongation factor G, with protein sequence MAEAQEVLKDLTHVRNIGIMAHIDAGKTTTTERILYYTGVNYKIGETHDGASTMDWMDQEKERGITITSAAITCFWNRQSHDTKDRYQINIIDTPGHVDFTAEVERSLRVLDGAVAVFDGKEGVEPQSETVWRQADKYNVPRICFINKMDKLGADFYYSVDTIKEKLQAKPIVMQLPIGAENTFTGVVDLLRMVAYVWKDTTDLGAHYDTVDIPDDLKEKAEQYHTELVEAAAEASDELTEKYLETGELTDEEVRAGIRQLTIRSEAYPVFCGSAFKDKGVQPMLDGVVDFLPSPEDVPAIKGYDIHDESIEIDRKPTAEEPFSALAFKIAAHPFYGKLVYVRVYSGVVHPGDTILNATKDKRERVGKLFQMHSNKEEPVDIATAGNIYAFVGLKNVTTGDTLCDEKHPIALESMSFPDPVIQVAVEPKTKADQEKMALALQRLSDEDPTFQVTTDEESGQTLISGMGELQLDILVDRMRREFHVECNVGNPQVSYRETIRKPVMNVEYTHKKQTGGSGQFAKVLINILPLDTSEGKNYEFDNQVTGGHISKEFIPSVDAGVQEAMESGILAGFPVVGVRVELIDGQMHEVDSSEMAFKIAGSMAFKEGARKASPVILEPIMAVEVRTPQEYMGDVIGDLTSRRGSIQSMTDATGVKVVDAKVPLSEMFGYIGDLRSRTQGRAVYSMQMDSYAEVPKSVSDEIIKAQRGE
- the nusA gene encoding transcription termination factor NusA encodes the protein MKLDIAGMHRLAAEQGIEPERLDAALSEALRLAYLKTPHAARHARVELDERAGSFTVWAQKEIPQEPTEEDPHPKPVLGEEYDDTPEGFGRQAAYIARQVITALFRKVADDNIFGAFAGQKGKLITGVVQQDSNDRGNLHIAVGDVEALLPRREQVPGERFRHGERVRVYVVSVNKGLKGPEIIVSRSHPELIRRLFEREVPELVTGAVQIMSIAREAGERTKIAVRANAQGVNPKGSLIGPAGQRVRAVMENLGNEKIDIVDWSEDPAKFVSAALSPAHAVKVSVVSERNKTAVALIHDDQLSLAIGKEGQNARLAAKLTGWKIGIESYEASQRKDEQAQAADSAADAPADLPVSPAPDAPADKTDDSKDK